The stretch of DNA TATGATCAATGCCAAGACCGGTCGTGCACAAATGACCAGTTTTAGCGCGGTCATCAAGAACCCACAGCTTTGGGTTGAACTACCGCACGTGTTATTTGGGGCATTTGTCACGGGGTCGTTTGTGGTTGCTGGGATGGCAGCCTTCTCGTTGCTCAAAAAACGCAATGTTAAGTTTTTCCGTAAGTCACTCAAAGTTAGTTTAATTATCGGCTTGGTAGCAACGATTGGTGTCGTTGCTGTGGGTGATTTACAGACGCGTTACATTATTAAAGAACAACCGATGAAGTTTGCCGCTACCGAAGGGTTATACAAAGACTCCGGTTCACCAGCAGCTTGGTCTGTGATTTCCAGCATGGATACTCAGAACCACAAAACCAATTGGTCAATTGATGTGCCATATGTTTTGGATATTTTAAGCTATCATAAGCTATCTGGGAATGTTAAGGGTCAGAATACGTTAAACAAGGAATTCCATGCCAAGTATGACAAAAAGTTTGGTAAGAACATGAATTACTATGTGCCAACCAAAACCTTGTTCTGGAGCTTCCGGGTCATGACGATTTCTGGCGGTCTATTTGCATTAATTGCCATTGTTGGCTTGATCTTTAATCGCGCCGGCTCAGAGTTGATTCTCCGTCAGCGTTGGTTCTTATGGGTGCTCGGTATTTGCACGTTCTTACCATTCGCTGCCAATACGACTGGTTGGTTGATTACTGAATTGGGTCGTTATCCATGGGTAGTCTATGGGCTCTTAACGATTGCGGATGCAGTTTCACCAAATGTCAGTGTGGCGTCCTTGTTGATTTCTAACATTGTTTACTTCTGCGTCTTTAGTGGGTTAGGGGTTGTCATGATTGTGTTATCACGGCGTGCCTTGCATCACGGGCCAGACGACTTGTTGAAGGCGGCTGACGACGCACCATACGATCCTTATGGTAAGGGGGCGCTCAGTCATGAGTAACTTACAATTATTATGGTTTGTGTTAGTCGGTGTCTTGTTTAGTGGGTTCTTCTTCCTAGAAGGCTTTGACTTCGGTGTTGGGATGACAATTAAGAGTTTGGCCCAAAATCGAGCTGAACGTGACGTGGTCATTCAGACCATCGGGCCACATTGGGATGCCAACGAAGTGTGGTTGATTACTGCTGGTGGGGCGATGTTTGCTTCGTTTCCAATGTGGTATGCGACTTTATTCTCAGGCTTTTATCTCATCTTGTTATTGATCCTAGTTGCCTTGATCATGCGGGGCGTTTCATTCGAATTTCGTAGTCGTATGGAAAGCGATGCTGGTCGTAACTTCTGGGAATGGGCTGCAGCGATTGGGAGTTTCTTGGCAGCATTCCTGTTTGGGATGATGTTTACCGCGATGGTCAAAGGAATGCCAATCAATGCACGTGGCGATATGACTGCGCACTTTACCGATTACGTGAACTTGTTCTCAATCGTTGGTGGAGTGGCTGTTACCTTACTTTGCTACTTGCATGGTCTCAACTTTATTCGGTTGAAGACGACTGGAACCTTACGTACCCGGGCGTTACAATGGGCTAAACCATTGTATTGGGTGCTCTTTGCTGGTGAAGTTGTGTTTGCGATTCTATTGTACTTCAACACGGACTTCTTCGTGAAGAAGCCAATTTCAACGTTGATTCTAGTGGTCGCATTGGTCGTCTTAACTTGTTTGGCGACTTGGGGCGTTTATGGTAATCATGAATGGTTATCCTTCATCAGTAGTGGACTTTCCTTAATTGATGTTGTTGTCTTATTGTTCAACGGCTTATTCCCACGAGTCATGGTCGCTAACAACGCTGCCAACAGCATCTTGATTAAGAATGCCTCGAACTCACCGTATACGTTACATTTGATGACGGTCATTGCGTTGAGCGTGCTCCCAATTATGCTGGTTTACTTTATTTGGAGCTACTGGGTCTTCTATAAGCGTTTAGCGTCTTAATGAGTTTTAACCACCAAATAG from Lactiplantibacillus brownii encodes:
- a CDS encoding cytochrome ubiquinol oxidase subunit I, with the translated sequence MNLGLSILSLARFQFAMTTVFHFFFVPLSIGLALVVAIMETIYVVKKDVLYKHMAQFWGRIFLLSFAVGVVTGIIQEFQFGMNWSDYSRFMGDIFGAPLAIEALVAFFMESTFIGLWMFGWDRFNAKIHCAFIWLTSIGTMISAMWILAANSFMQNPVGFMINAKTGRAQMTSFSAVIKNPQLWVELPHVLFGAFVTGSFVVAGMAAFSLLKKRNVKFFRKSLKVSLIIGLVATIGVVAVGDLQTRYIIKEQPMKFAATEGLYKDSGSPAAWSVISSMDTQNHKTNWSIDVPYVLDILSYHKLSGNVKGQNTLNKEFHAKYDKKFGKNMNYYVPTKTLFWSFRVMTISGGLFALIAIVGLIFNRAGSELILRQRWFLWVLGICTFLPFAANTTGWLITELGRYPWVVYGLLTIADAVSPNVSVASLLISNIVYFCVFSGLGVVMIVLSRRALHHGPDDLLKAADDAPYDPYGKGALSHE
- the cydB gene encoding cytochrome d ubiquinol oxidase subunit II encodes the protein MSNLQLLWFVLVGVLFSGFFFLEGFDFGVGMTIKSLAQNRAERDVVIQTIGPHWDANEVWLITAGGAMFASFPMWYATLFSGFYLILLLILVALIMRGVSFEFRSRMESDAGRNFWEWAAAIGSFLAAFLFGMMFTAMVKGMPINARGDMTAHFTDYVNLFSIVGGVAVTLLCYLHGLNFIRLKTTGTLRTRALQWAKPLYWVLFAGEVVFAILLYFNTDFFVKKPISTLILVVALVVLTCLATWGVYGNHEWLSFISSGLSLIDVVVLLFNGLFPRVMVANNAANSILIKNASNSPYTLHLMTVIALSVLPIMLVYFIWSYWVFYKRLAS